In Bacteroidota bacterium, a genomic segment contains:
- the rpsG gene encoding 30S ribosomal protein S7: MRKSKPKKRYLLPDPKFNDTLVTRFVNNLMLGGKKSTAYNIFYDAVTKVADRTKEDGLAQFKQALNNVMPQVEVKSRRVGGATFQIPSEVRPDRKISVGIKWMILYARKRNEKTMADRLAGEIIAAAKGEGASVKKKDDTHRMAEANKAFSHFKV, from the coding sequence ATGCGTAAGTCGAAACCAAAGAAAAGATATTTGCTACCGGACCCAAAGTTTAATGATACTTTGGTAACCCGTTTCGTAAACAACCTGATGCTAGGTGGTAAAAAAAGTACTGCCTACAATATTTTTTATGATGCAGTAACCAAGGTGGCAGATCGTACCAAAGAAGATGGATTGGCTCAATTTAAACAAGCACTTAACAATGTTATGCCTCAGGTAGAGGTAAAAAGTCGTAGGGTTGGTGGGGCAACATTCCAAATTCCATCTGAAGTTCGCCCTGATCGCAAAATATCAGTAGGTATTAAATGGATGATATTATATGCGCGCAAGCGTAATGAAAAAACAATGGCCGATCGTCTTGCAGGTGAAATTATTGCCGCAGCAAAAGGTGAAGGTGCATCTGTTAAAAAGAAAGACGATACACACAGAATGGCCGAAGCAAACAAGGCATTTTCGCATTTTAAGGTTTAA
- the rplV gene encoding 50S ribosomal protein L22: MGARKRIAAEARKEALKEISFARLTSCPTSPRKMRLMADLIRGKKTAEALSILRFSTKHASERLEKVLVSAIANFEAKNPGQKADDTFVKEVYIDSARILKRMRPAPQGRGYKIRKRSNHITLIIDSTSKNTETAEVSAN; encoded by the coding sequence ATGGGAGCAAGAAAAAGAATAGCAGCCGAAGCTCGTAAGGAGGCTTTAAAAGAAATTAGTTTTGCACGTTTGACCAGTTGTCCAACATCGCCTCGTAAAATGCGATTAATGGCAGACCTAATTCGTGGTAAAAAGACTGCAGAAGCTTTAAGCATTTTACGTTTCAGTACTAAGCATGCATCTGAAAGACTAGAAAAAGTACTTGTTTCAGCCATTGCCAACTTCGAGGCTAAAAATCCAGGGCAAAAGGCAGACGATACTTTTGTAAAGGAAGTATATATTGATAGTGCACGCATTTTAAAACGGATGCGCCCGGCACCTCAGGGACGTGGTTATAAGATACGTAAGCGCTCAAATCATATCACGTTAATCATTGATTCAACATCTAAAAATACTGAAACTGCAGAAGTGTCTGCAAACTAA
- the rplW gene encoding 50S ribosomal protein L23, which translates to MSILIKPVITEKWTKIAEKQPRYAFLVNPDANKIMIAQAVKELYGVTVESVNTFIQRGKMKSRYTKTGFLSGKRKNVKKAVIILKKGESIDFFSNI; encoded by the coding sequence ATGAGTATCCTGATAAAACCAGTTATCACTGAAAAGTGGACAAAGATTGCTGAAAAGCAACCCCGTTATGCCTTTCTTGTAAATCCTGATGCTAATAAGATCATGATTGCACAGGCAGTAAAAGAGTTATATGGCGTTACGGTTGAATCCGTTAACACATTTATCCAACGAGGTAAAATGAAGTCACGGTATACCAAGACCGGCTTTTTATCAGGTAAAAGAAAAAATGTGAAAAAGGCAGTTATTATCCTTAAGAAAGGGGAAAGCATTGATTTCTTCAGTAACATTTAG
- a CDS encoding DUF2238 domain-containing protein: MKYTTARNLTRLSFKENHLIKFGGLAFIIFWASTLIGTNDLNNWMLENTLTILFLLFLILTYKQFKFSDASYLFIIIYLSLHVYGAKYTYAENPFGYWLKDSFHFERNHYDRIVHFCFGFMLAYPMRDYFLNKMKFPNWVGWVLPVEITLSFSCLYELIEWAVADVFFPEQGDAYLGTQGDIWDAQKDMFMAFCGAVLIMSITRITKSMVKKGTQNQATI; the protein is encoded by the coding sequence ATGAAATATACTACTGCCCGCAATTTAACCAGACTTTCGTTTAAAGAGAACCATCTAATAAAATTTGGTGGTTTGGCATTTATAATATTTTGGGCAAGCACACTAATTGGCACCAACGACCTGAATAACTGGATGCTTGAAAACACCTTGACGATTTTGTTCTTATTGTTTCTGATATTGACTTATAAGCAATTCAAATTTAGCGATGCCAGTTATTTGTTCATCATTATTTATCTATCTTTACACGTATATGGAGCTAAATATACGTATGCAGAAAACCCATTTGGGTATTGGCTAAAAGACTCTTTTCATTTTGAACGCAATCACTATGACCGGATAGTACATTTTTGTTTTGGGTTTATGCTTGCTTATCCTATGCGCGATTATTTTTTGAATAAAATGAAATTCCCAAATTGGGTTGGCTGGGTGTTGCCTGTAGAAATTACGCTTTCATTTAGCTGTCTTTACGAATTGATTGAGTGGGCCGTGGCTGATGTATTTTTTCCTGAACAAGGCGATGCTTACTTAGGCACACAAGGCGATATTTGGGACGCACAAAAAGATATGTTTATGGCTTTTTGCGGTGCGGTCTTAATAATGTCGATTACCCGAATTACTAAATCGATGGTTAAAAAAGGCACTCAAAATCAAGCTACCATTTAA
- the rpsS gene encoding 30S ribosomal protein S19, with amino-acid sequence MSRSLKKGPFIDVKLEKRILALNEKGKKSPLKTWARRSMISPDFVGHTINVHAGKTFWPVYVTENMVGHKLGEFSPTRVFRGHAGNKDKGGKK; translated from the coding sequence ATGAGTCGTTCGTTAAAGAAAGGTCCTTTTATAGATGTGAAGCTTGAAAAGCGCATCCTAGCCTTAAATGAAAAGGGAAAAAAATCACCCTTGAAAACTTGGGCACGCAGAAGCATGATATCACCGGACTTTGTAGGTCATACCATAAATGTGCATGCCGGAAAAACATTTTGGCCTGTTTATGTAACTGAAAATATGGTTGGTCATAAATTAGGAGAGTTTTCACCTACCCGCGTGTTTCGTGGACATGCAGGTAATAAAGATAAAGGAGGAAAGAAATAA
- the fusA gene encoding elongation factor G, translating to MATDLRFTRNIGISAHIDAGKTTTTERILYYTGKNHKIGEVHDGAATMDWMVQEQERGITITSAATTTFWNYPTDNGKNTAATKTYKMNIIDTPGHVDFTVEVERSLRVLDGAVALFCAVGGVEPQSETVWRQMNKYNVPRIGFVNKMDRAGADFFSVVSQVKERLAGNPIPLQVPIGAEETFKGVVDLISNKAIVWDEAGQGATFTEIPIPDDLKEDVTLWRGKLVESVAEFDDHLMEKFFDNPDSITVEEMMGAIRKAVIAMKITPMMCGSSFKNKGVQTMLDAVMAYLPSPMDIAAVEGINPDTGETVLRNPTVTDKFSALAFKIATDPFVGRLAFIRAYSGKLDSGSYVLNTRSGNKERISRLFQMHANKQNQIPELEAGDIGAAVGFKDIRTGDTLCAEDAPVILEAMSFPEPVIGLAIEPKTQTDMDKLGMSLAKLAEEDPTFRVHTDHETGQTVISGMGELHLEIIVDRLKREFKVECNQGAPQVAYKEALTGSSTHREVYKKQTGGRGKFADIQFEIGPAEEGKPGLTFVNEVTGGNIPREFIPAVQKGFDASMVNGALAGYPLDSMKVRLFDGSYHNVDSDSLSFEICAKVAFREVYSKARPVLMEPIMKIEVVTPEENMGDVIGDLNKRRGQLEGMDTRAGAQVIRAKVPLSEMFGYVTSLRTLSSGRASSTMEFSHYAEAPRNVAEEVISKAKGKKLASVD from the coding sequence ATGGCTACGGATTTAAGGTTTACAAGAAATATTGGTATCTCAGCACATATTGATGCTGGTAAAACAACTACAACTGAGCGTATATTATATTATACAGGCAAAAACCATAAAATAGGTGAGGTGCATGATGGTGCCGCCACTATGGATTGGATGGTACAGGAGCAGGAAAGAGGTATCACCATTACTTCGGCTGCTACAACAACGTTTTGGAATTATCCTACCGATAATGGCAAGAATACAGCTGCTACCAAGACCTATAAAATGAACATCATTGATACACCAGGCCACGTAGATTTCACGGTAGAGGTTGAACGTTCATTGCGTGTATTGGATGGTGCTGTAGCTTTGTTTTGCGCTGTTGGTGGTGTTGAGCCACAATCTGAAACCGTTTGGCGTCAGATGAATAAATATAATGTGCCTCGTATTGGTTTTGTTAATAAAATGGACCGTGCAGGAGCTGATTTCTTTAGTGTAGTAAGTCAAGTAAAAGAAAGACTTGCCGGCAATCCTATTCCATTGCAAGTTCCAATAGGAGCTGAAGAAACTTTTAAAGGAGTAGTAGATTTAATTAGCAATAAGGCAATTGTATGGGATGAAGCTGGTCAAGGTGCTACCTTTACAGAAATTCCAATTCCGGATGATTTGAAAGAAGATGTTACATTATGGCGTGGAAAATTGGTTGAGTCAGTTGCAGAGTTTGATGATCATTTAATGGAGAAGTTCTTCGACAATCCAGATTCAATCACTGTAGAGGAAATGATGGGAGCAATACGTAAAGCCGTTATCGCAATGAAGATAACACCTATGATGTGTGGTTCTTCATTTAAAAATAAGGGTGTTCAAACGATGTTGGATGCTGTAATGGCATATCTGCCAAGCCCAATGGATATTGCAGCGGTAGAAGGCATAAACCCCGATACTGGCGAAACAGTGCTGCGCAATCCGACCGTTACTGATAAATTTTCAGCTTTAGCATTTAAAATTGCTACTGACCCGTTTGTGGGTCGTTTAGCGTTTATCCGTGCATATAGCGGAAAACTTGATTCAGGTTCATACGTGCTTAATACCCGTAGTGGTAACAAAGAGCGTATTTCTCGGCTTTTTCAAATGCATGCTAACAAACAGAATCAAATACCAGAATTAGAAGCGGGTGACATAGGTGCAGCAGTTGGGTTTAAAGATATCCGTACCGGAGATACTTTATGTGCGGAAGATGCACCAGTAATATTAGAAGCTATGTCTTTCCCGGAGCCAGTTATTGGACTAGCAATTGAGCCTAAGACTCAAACCGATATGGATAAATTAGGAATGTCGCTTGCTAAGCTTGCTGAGGAAGATCCTACATTCCGTGTTCATACCGACCACGAAACAGGACAAACCGTAATTAGTGGAATGGGAGAGTTACACTTAGAAATTATTGTTGATCGTCTTAAGCGTGAATTTAAAGTTGAGTGCAATCAAGGAGCTCCACAAGTGGCATACAAAGAGGCATTAACAGGAAGTTCTACTCACCGTGAGGTTTATAAAAAACAAACTGGTGGTCGTGGTAAGTTTGCCGATATACAGTTTGAAATCGGTCCGGCCGAAGAAGGCAAACCAGGTTTAACCTTTGTTAACGAAGTAACAGGTGGTAATATTCCTCGTGAATTTATTCCTGCCGTTCAAAAGGGATTTGATGCATCAATGGTAAACGGTGCACTTGCCGGATATCCTTTAGATAGCATGAAAGTTCGTTTGTTTGATGGCTCTTATCATAACGTTGACTCCGATTCACTATCTTTCGAAATATGTGCCAAAGTAGCATTTCGCGAAGTTTATTCCAAGGCAAGACCAGTATTAATGGAGCCTATCATGAAAATAGAAGTTGTTACACCTGAAGAAAATATGGGGGATGTAATTGGTGACTTAAATAAGAGAAGAGGTCAATTAGAAGGCATGGATACACGTGCCGGTGCGCAAGTAATAAGGGCTAAAGTTCCATTATCAGAAATGTTTGGTTACGTAACCTCATTAAGGACTTTATCGTCAGGAAGAGCGTCTTCAACTATGGAGTTCTCTCATTATGCTGAAGCGCCTCGTAATGTTGCCGAAGAGGTAATTTCAAAGGCAAAGGGCAAGAAATTAGCTAGCGTTGATTAA
- the rplC gene encoding 50S ribosomal protein L3 → MSGIIGKKVGMTSFFNAEGKNIPCTVIEAGPCVVTQIKTVEKDGYAAVQIAFDEKREKSTTESMKGHFKKASTTPKRKLAEFKGFETSFNLGDVIKCDLFADGEFCDCIGTSKGKGFQGVVKRHGFKGVGMQTHGQHNRLRAPGSLGASSWPSRVMPGMRMAGRMGGDRVKLQNLQIAKVLAEQNLILIKGAIPGHNGSYVLIEK, encoded by the coding sequence ATGTCAGGAATAATTGGAAAAAAAGTAGGGATGACCAGCTTTTTTAATGCTGAGGGAAAAAACATCCCATGCACGGTAATAGAAGCCGGGCCATGTGTAGTAACACAAATTAAAACAGTAGAAAAGGACGGCTATGCAGCAGTGCAAATCGCGTTTGATGAAAAGCGCGAAAAGTCGACTACTGAGTCTATGAAGGGGCACTTTAAAAAAGCAAGCACCACACCGAAACGCAAGTTAGCAGAGTTTAAGGGCTTCGAAACAAGCTTTAATCTTGGAGATGTAATTAAATGCGATCTATTTGCAGATGGTGAATTTTGTGATTGTATTGGTACCTCTAAAGGAAAAGGATTTCAGGGAGTTGTAAAACGCCACGGGTTTAAAGGAGTAGGAATGCAAACACACGGACAGCATAATCGATTGCGTGCTCCGGGTTCGTTAGGAGCTTCTTCCTGGCCTTCACGAGTTATGCCTGGTATGCGAATGGCAGGACGTATGGGCGGAGACCGTGTTAAGTTGCAAAACTTACAAATAGCCAAGGTTTTGGCTGAGCAAAATTTAATTCTAATCAAAGGAGCTATTCCCGGACATAATGGTAGCTACGTATTAATCGAAAAATAA
- a CDS encoding GyrI-like domain-containing protein: MTTTELVVKSKAVSKLNFKEPMEDEATTVMTMEPNADGTTKVSWTMQGENKFPASIFAAVFNMDKMLRTSFQKGFTLLQEKVTVESASAPQDAGGNFKIEEKQFAGGTFVTVRKEVAFADIPKFYQENFGKMFELCGKTKVKMAGPPCGIYYKYDMEKQVADLAAAIPVAAGSKVEGYSVIDVAEAPYYHLDYYGAYEKMEPAYNALDAFAKGKGKEPNPYMVIEQYVSDPMTEKDTTKWLTQIHYFLK, translated from the coding sequence ATGACAACCACCGAACTTGTTGTAAAAAGTAAAGCTGTAAGCAAACTCAACTTTAAAGAGCCAATGGAAGATGAAGCAACCACCGTTATGACCATGGAGCCAAATGCGGATGGTACCACCAAGGTATCATGGACCATGCAAGGTGAAAATAAATTTCCAGCCAGCATTTTTGCAGCTGTTTTCAATATGGATAAAATGTTGAGAACCTCATTCCAAAAGGGCTTTACGCTTTTGCAGGAGAAAGTTACTGTTGAATCAGCTTCAGCTCCTCAGGATGCGGGCGGCAATTTTAAAATTGAAGAAAAACAATTTGCCGGAGGTACATTTGTTACTGTACGCAAGGAAGTTGCATTTGCCGACATTCCTAAATTTTACCAAGAAAATTTTGGAAAAATGTTTGAATTGTGTGGCAAAACCAAGGTTAAAATGGCTGGACCACCCTGTGGCATTTATTATAAATATGATATGGAAAAACAGGTAGCTGACCTTGCCGCAGCTATACCGGTGGCAGCGGGTTCAAAGGTTGAAGGGTATTCAGTAATTGATGTAGCAGAAGCACCTTATTATCATTTGGATTATTACGGTGCTTACGAGAAAATGGAACCAGCTTACAATGCTTTGGATGCATTTGCAAAAGGTAAGGGAAAAGAACCTAATCCATATATGGTTATTGAGCAATATGTAAGCGACCCAATGACTGAGAAAGACACAACCAAATGGCTAACACAAATACACTATTTCCTGAAATAA
- the rplD gene encoding 50S ribosomal protein L4: MQVSVLNIAGSDTGRTVTLNDSIFNVEPSEHAIWLDVKQFLANQRQGTHKTKERAEIARTTKKLKRQKGTGGARAGSMKSPLFRGGGRVFGPQPRDYSFKLNKKLKQLARVSALSAKAKAGAITIIEDFELNNPKTKEFTNIIAKLALAEKKSLVVLAEHNKNIYLSSRNLQRHKVVTASSLNTYDIVNAQNLVMSEKSLPLLEQILA, translated from the coding sequence ATGCAAGTATCAGTATTAAATATAGCAGGAAGCGATACAGGTCGCACAGTAACATTAAACGATAGTATCTTTAATGTTGAGCCAAGTGAACATGCAATTTGGCTAGATGTTAAGCAATTTTTAGCAAACCAGCGTCAGGGAACTCATAAGACCAAAGAACGAGCAGAAATTGCCCGTACTACCAAGAAATTGAAGCGTCAAAAGGGAACTGGTGGTGCGCGTGCCGGTAGCATGAAATCTCCTCTTTTTAGAGGTGGAGGCCGTGTATTTGGACCGCAGCCACGCGATTATAGTTTCAAATTAAACAAGAAATTAAAGCAGCTTGCACGCGTTTCTGCTCTAAGCGCAAAAGCAAAGGCCGGAGCGATTACCATAATTGAGGATTTTGAATTGAATAATCCTAAGACTAAAGAGTTTACGAATATCATTGCAAAATTAGCCCTTGCAGAAAAAAAATCTTTAGTTGTGTTGGCAGAACACAATAAAAATATATATTTGTCCTCCCGAAATTTACAGCGCCACAAAGTCGTAACTGCTTCATCATTAAACACTTACGATATTGTAAACGCTCAAAATTTGGTAATGAGTGAGAAGAGTTTGCCCCTGTTAGAGCAAATATTGGCTTAA
- a CDS encoding GWxTD domain-containing protein → MYKKIISMLMLAGMLTFANAKQIAASLNFAKFYSPTDGPYLEAYLAVDGNSVYFVKNENGKFQATITVGVVISDEAGVIKHIDKYNLLSPEIDDTTKLAFNFLDRQRIALDRGTYTYKLTIKDKNSPDAELESSSKVNVDYDKNIMSFSDVLLLENFEPTTETTGLSKNGYNMTPLMDNYYPKTMEKLSFYAELYNTATLLQSESFLLSYFIEDVELKTVVEGMSSFRKETPSEIKVVLATFDISKLQSGNYKVVLEARSKKNDLLAFKEMFFQRNNGKREVAEANYSDAQVSNTFVDGFNNKDSLVEKIACLRAISNASEIIWQDNQLKAADTDMMKRFLLGFWMRRNAQNPEVAYAAYMEQVAIVNKRYKNPPIKGYATDRGRVYLQYGAPDNFNFAEHENESYPYEIWHYYKIGNLTNRKFIFYNPTLVGNDYVLLHSDMRGEPNNPRWQMMLYRRNSQSLNLDNQDPGKGSNFGNNASEFFNRPK, encoded by the coding sequence ATGTACAAAAAAATTATTTCCATGTTAATGTTAGCCGGGATGCTAACGTTTGCAAATGCTAAGCAAATAGCTGCAAGTTTAAATTTTGCCAAGTTTTATTCACCAACCGATGGACCATATTTGGAAGCATATCTTGCCGTTGATGGCAACAGTGTCTATTTTGTAAAAAATGAAAATGGAAAATTTCAAGCGACCATTACGGTAGGTGTTGTAATTAGCGATGAAGCAGGAGTAATTAAACATATAGATAAATATAACCTGCTAAGCCCCGAAATAGATGATACGACAAAACTTGCATTTAATTTTTTGGACAGGCAACGTATAGCACTCGACCGCGGAACGTATACCTATAAGCTTACAATTAAGGATAAAAATTCGCCTGATGCTGAATTAGAATCAAGTTCAAAGGTTAATGTAGATTATGATAAAAACATCATGAGTTTTTCTGATGTGCTGTTACTTGAAAACTTTGAACCTACAACAGAGACTACAGGTCTTTCCAAAAATGGGTACAACATGACTCCACTTATGGACAATTACTATCCCAAAACGATGGAGAAGCTAAGCTTTTATGCAGAGTTATATAACACTGCCACTTTGCTTCAGAGCGAATCATTTTTGCTTTCTTATTTTATTGAAGATGTTGAATTAAAGACGGTAGTAGAAGGTATGAGTAGCTTCAGAAAGGAAACCCCTTCCGAAATAAAAGTGGTTTTGGCAACCTTTGATATTAGCAAATTACAATCGGGCAATTACAAAGTTGTATTAGAAGCCCGCAGTAAGAAAAATGATTTGCTTGCATTTAAAGAGATGTTCTTTCAACGAAATAATGGAAAGCGCGAAGTAGCCGAAGCCAATTATAGCGATGCACAAGTAAGCAATACATTTGTTGATGGATTTAATAATAAAGATTCACTAGTCGAAAAAATTGCCTGTCTGCGAGCTATAAGCAATGCCAGTGAAATCATATGGCAGGACAATCAATTAAAAGCTGCTGATACCGACATGATGAAGCGATTTTTGTTAGGTTTCTGGATGCGCAGAAATGCGCAAAATCCTGAGGTTGCCTATGCTGCTTATATGGAGCAGGTGGCCATCGTTAATAAGCGATACAAGAATCCTCCAATAAAGGGATATGCTACTGACCGTGGCCGTGTGTATTTGCAATATGGAGCTCCTGATAATTTTAATTTTGCAGAGCACGAAAACGAATCGTATCCTTATGAAATATGGCATTATTATAAAATTGGTAACCTCACTAACCGTAAATTTATATTTTATAACCCAACCTTGGTTGGCAACGATTATGTTTTATTGCATAGCGACATGCGTGGCGAACCCAACAATCCACGTTGGCAAATGATGCTGTATCGTAGAAATTCGCAATCGCTAAACCTTGATAATCAGGATCCCGGCAAGGGAAGTAATTTTGGAAATAACGCTAGCGAGTTTTTTAATCGACCTAAATAA
- a CDS encoding glycosyltransferase family 2 protein, which yields MKTAIVILNYNTVDYFDKFLPRVIQTCEGIADVIVADNASSDNSVSHVKSHYPQVKVLCSNQNYGFAGGYNFFLKGLEYEYIVLLNTDVEVTDNWLQPMLQLIEQNKQVAAVQPKILSHNNKSDFEFAGAAGGFIDKYGFPFCCGRIFETVETDHGQYDKNREIFWATGACMLIRKKLFDQLGGFDQDFFAHMEEIDLCWRMQNAGYQIYYCSASTVYHVGGGTLAVGTPHKTYLNFRNNLLMLHKNLPANKLVTTLLIKMIFDGIAAIMFLVRNGPTHFAAVFNAHIYFYKHCNRRKGIRAEAQRLIKTNNTKNIFPGSVVFHYYLKKQRVFNALKW from the coding sequence TTGAAGACTGCAATTGTTATTCTTAATTATAATACCGTTGATTATTTTGATAAATTCTTACCTCGGGTTATACAAACTTGTGAGGGCATAGCCGATGTTATTGTTGCTGACAATGCTAGTAGCGACAACAGTGTTTCTCATGTGAAATCGCATTATCCGCAAGTAAAAGTTCTGTGCAGCAATCAGAATTATGGATTTGCAGGAGGGTATAATTTCTTTCTCAAGGGATTAGAATATGAATACATTGTTTTGCTGAACACCGATGTAGAAGTCACCGACAACTGGTTGCAACCTATGCTTCAATTAATAGAACAAAATAAACAAGTTGCAGCAGTACAGCCTAAAATTCTTTCGCATAATAACAAGTCAGATTTTGAATTTGCAGGTGCTGCCGGAGGCTTTATTGATAAATATGGATTTCCATTTTGCTGTGGTCGCATATTTGAAACCGTTGAAACCGACCATGGTCAGTATGATAAAAATCGGGAAATTTTTTGGGCTACAGGGGCATGTATGCTGATTCGCAAAAAATTGTTTGATCAACTGGGTGGGTTCGATCAAGATTTTTTTGCCCACATGGAAGAAATTGATTTGTGCTGGCGAATGCAAAATGCCGGATATCAAATTTATTATTGCAGTGCAAGCACCGTTTATCATGTTGGAGGTGGCACACTTGCGGTAGGTACTCCTCATAAAACGTATTTAAATTTTCGCAATAATTTGCTGATGTTGCATAAAAATTTACCTGCCAATAAGTTGGTGACAACACTGCTAATCAAAATGATTTTTGATGGGATAGCTGCAATCATGTTTTTAGTTAGAAACGGGCCCACACACTTTGCAGCAGTTTTTAATGCTCATATCTATTTTTACAAGCATTGCAATCGCAGAAAGGGTATAAGAGCAGAAGCCCAAAGGTTGATAAAAACCAATAATACAAAAAATATTTTTCCTGGTTCAGTTGTATTTCATTATTATTTAAAAAAGCAAAGAGTTTTTAATGCACTTAAATGGTAG
- a CDS encoding 30S ribosomal protein S12, producing the protein MPTISQLVRKGRTALVDKSKSPALASCPQRRGVCTRVYTTTPKKPNSAMRKVARVRLTNKFEVTAYIPGEGHNLQEHSIVLIRGGRVKDLPGVRYHIVRGTLDTSGVDGRRQRRSKYGAKRPKPGAAPAAAGKKK; encoded by the coding sequence ATGCCAACTATTTCTCAATTAGTACGTAAAGGAAGAACTGCACTGGTAGACAAATCTAAGTCTCCTGCGCTTGCCTCGTGTCCACAGCGCAGGGGTGTTTGTACCCGTGTATACACCACAACGCCAAAGAAACCAAATTCAGCCATGCGTAAGGTAGCTCGTGTGCGCCTGACCAACAAATTTGAAGTGACAGCTTATATTCCGGGCGAAGGTCACAATTTGCAAGAGCACTCTATTGTATTAATTCGTGGAGGCAGGGTGAAAGATCTTCCGGGTGTACGATATCACATTGTGCGTGGTACCTTGGATACAAGTGGCGTAGATGGCCGTAGACAAAGGCGTTCTAAATATGGAGCAAAGCGTCCTAAACCAGGAGCAGCACCTGCAGCCGCTGGAAAGAAAAAATAG
- a CDS encoding methyltransferase — MPESTFNFKQFIINQDKSAMKVSTDSVLLGAWAKADNTVQRVLDIGSGTGILSLMLAQKTDAEITALEIDIPSYLQSLENFAISKWKDRLHAINKSLQEFALSTSQTFDIIISNPPFFADASPAPDEARNIARHLDETLSLADLANGVKKLLAPNGKFYVIFPYREAIKFYETALRKDLFCNCVTRIKTRPQKLEKRILMQFSHILTPINESQLTLASADNVMTEDYKQLTIDYYLDSPDSANV; from the coding sequence GTGCCTGAATCAACTTTTAATTTTAAGCAATTTATCATCAATCAAGATAAAAGCGCTATGAAGGTAAGTACCGATAGTGTTCTACTAGGAGCATGGGCAAAAGCAGATAATACGGTGCAACGAGTACTAGATATTGGCAGCGGTACAGGTATACTTAGCCTGATGCTTGCACAGAAGACAGATGCAGAAATTACTGCGCTCGAGATTGATATACCATCGTACTTACAGTCGCTTGAAAATTTTGCCATTAGTAAATGGAAAGACCGACTGCATGCCATAAATAAGTCATTGCAAGAGTTTGCACTTAGCACTTCACAAACTTTTGATATAATAATTAGCAACCCACCTTTTTTTGCCGATGCATCGCCAGCGCCTGATGAGGCACGCAATATTGCCCGACACCTTGACGAGACATTATCACTTGCCGACCTTGCCAATGGCGTAAAAAAACTACTCGCACCCAATGGGAAGTTTTATGTAATTTTTCCATATCGTGAGGCGATTAAGTTTTATGAAACTGCTTTACGAAAAGATCTATTTTGCAATTGCGTAACTCGTATAAAAACAAGACCTCAAAAGTTAGAAAAAAGGATATTAATGCAGTTTAGCCATATTCTAACTCCTATTAACGAAAGTCAGCTTACCCTGGCAAGTGCAGATAATGTTATGACTGAAGATTACAAGCAGCTAACCATAGATTACTATCTTGACAGTCCGGATAGCGCCAATGTATAG
- the rpsJ gene encoding 30S ribosomal protein S10 has product MSQKIRIKLKSYDYNLVDKSAEKIVKTVKSTGAMVSGPIPLPTEKKIYTVLRSPHVNKKAREQFQLCSYKRLLDIHSSTAKTVDALMKLELPSGVEVEIKV; this is encoded by the coding sequence ATGAGTCAAAAGATTCGCATTAAACTTAAGTCATACGACTATAATCTAGTTGATAAATCGGCTGAGAAAATCGTAAAAACTGTAAAAAGTACCGGTGCAATGGTAAGCGGACCAATTCCGCTCCCTACCGAGAAGAAAATTTATACAGTACTACGTTCACCACACGTAAATAAAAAGGCCCGTGAACAATTCCAATTGTGCTCTTATAAGCGATTATTGGATATTCATAGTTCAACTGCAAAGACAGTTGATGCGTTGATGAAACTAGAATTGCCAAGCGGAGTGGAAGTAGAGATTAAGGTTTGA